A part of Arachis hypogaea cultivar Tifrunner chromosome 12, arahy.Tifrunner.gnm2.J5K5, whole genome shotgun sequence genomic DNA contains:
- the LOC112728474 gene encoding protein WHAT'S THIS FACTOR 1 homolog, chloroplastic isoform X2: protein MLRHAPFPSSHGRFQCSPIWLLHTRQKSSGGSRPKKKVYHRVSDLDRVMELRKKPSLILELSSIIQSHKTQSLLLRDLEKNVGFVRKWDFMALIERYPTIFRVSGSPPSVSLTLKAQSVAQEEAQAKALMEPLLVNNLRKLLMLSVDCRVPLQTLEFVGPELGLPCDFRESLVPKYPHFFSVKRVAGKDCLELEDWDSSLAVTAREARLAQEGVLSANQSGVRIKVRISKDGNYMGPFAFKMNFPPGFRPNVSYLENLERWQRMDFPSPYLNARRLDPTAPETRKRAVAVIHELLSLTMEKRMTSAQLDAFQAECRLPSKLLLCLIKHHGIFYLTNKGVRSTVFLKDAYLGSNLIDKCPLLRFNDKFVALSGRTNMDLCNSNSSIGAIV, encoded by the exons ATGCTTCGCCATGCTCCATTCCCAAGCTCCCATGGCCGCTTCCAGTGTTCCCCCATATGGCTTCTACATACTCGGCAGAAATCAAGTGGGGGAAGCAGGCCCAAGAAGAAGGTCTACCACCGGGTTTCTGATCTCGACAGGGTGATGGAGCTTCGTAAGAAGCCCTCCCTCATTCTTGAGCTCTCCTCCATCATCCAATCCCACAAGACCCAGTCCCTCCTCCTCCGGGACCTTGAGAAGAACGTTGGCTTTGTCCGCAAATGGGACTTCATGGCCCTCATTGAAAGGTACCCGACCATCTTCCGTGTCTCCGGATCACCTCCTTCCGTGTCCCTCACCCTTAAGGCCCAGAGCGTTGCCCAGGAGGAAGCCCAAGCCAAGGCCCTGATGGAGCCCCTCTTGGTTAATAATCTTAGGAAGTTGCTGATGCTGTCTGTTGATTGCCGGGTACCCCTGCAGACTCTCGAGTTTGTTGGGCCTGAATTGGGCTTGCCCTGTGATTTCAGGGAGTCTTTGGTTCCTAAGTACCCTCATTTTTTTTCAGTGAAGCGTGTTGCTGGGAAGGATTGCCTTGAGTTGGAGGATTGGGACTCCTCATTAGCTGTCACTGCCAGGGAAGCTAG GTTGGCACAGGAAGGAGTTCTGAGCGCGAACCAAAGTGGGGTTCGGATAAAAGTGAGGATTTCAAAAGATGGCAACTATATGGGTCCCTTTGCTTTCAAAATGAATTTCCCTCCTGGTTTTAGGCCGAACGTTAGTTACCTTGAGAATCTTGAGAGGTGGCAGAGGATGGATTTTCCTTCTCCTTACTTGAATGCAAGGAGGCTTGACCCTACTGCTCCGGAAACCCGAAAGCGTGCTGTAGCTGTGATTCATGAGCTCCTTAGCTTGACCATGGAGAAAAGGATGACATCTGCGCAGCTGGATGCGTTTCAGGCCGAGTGTCGTTTGCCGTCTAAGTTGCTGCTTTGCTTGATAAAGCATCATGGGATATTTTACCTTACAAATAAAGGTGTGAGAAGTACGGTCTTCCTCAAAGATGCATACCTTGGTTCAAACTTGATAGATAAGTGTCCTTTGTTACGGTTTAATGATAAGTTTGTGGCCCTCTCTGGTAGAACAAATATGGATCTGTGCAACAGCAACAGTTCTATAGGGGCCATTGTTTAG
- the LOC112728474 gene encoding protein WHAT'S THIS FACTOR 1 homolog, chloroplastic isoform X1: MLGVGQILLMLRHAPFPSSHGRFQCSPIWLLHTRQKSSGGSRPKKKVYHRVSDLDRVMELRKKPSLILELSSIIQSHKTQSLLLRDLEKNVGFVRKWDFMALIERYPTIFRVSGSPPSVSLTLKAQSVAQEEAQAKALMEPLLVNNLRKLLMLSVDCRVPLQTLEFVGPELGLPCDFRESLVPKYPHFFSVKRVAGKDCLELEDWDSSLAVTAREARLAQEGVLSANQSGVRIKVRISKDGNYMGPFAFKMNFPPGFRPNVSYLENLERWQRMDFPSPYLNARRLDPTAPETRKRAVAVIHELLSLTMEKRMTSAQLDAFQAECRLPSKLLLCLIKHHGIFYLTNKGVRSTVFLKDAYLGSNLIDKCPLLRFNDKFVALSGRTNMDLCNSNSSIGAIV, from the exons ATGCTTGGTG TCGGCCAGATCCTGTTGATGCTTCGCCATGCTCCATTCCCAAGCTCCCATGGCCGCTTCCAGTGTTCCCCCATATGGCTTCTACATACTCGGCAGAAATCAAGTGGGGGAAGCAGGCCCAAGAAGAAGGTCTACCACCGGGTTTCTGATCTCGACAGGGTGATGGAGCTTCGTAAGAAGCCCTCCCTCATTCTTGAGCTCTCCTCCATCATCCAATCCCACAAGACCCAGTCCCTCCTCCTCCGGGACCTTGAGAAGAACGTTGGCTTTGTCCGCAAATGGGACTTCATGGCCCTCATTGAAAGGTACCCGACCATCTTCCGTGTCTCCGGATCACCTCCTTCCGTGTCCCTCACCCTTAAGGCCCAGAGCGTTGCCCAGGAGGAAGCCCAAGCCAAGGCCCTGATGGAGCCCCTCTTGGTTAATAATCTTAGGAAGTTGCTGATGCTGTCTGTTGATTGCCGGGTACCCCTGCAGACTCTCGAGTTTGTTGGGCCTGAATTGGGCTTGCCCTGTGATTTCAGGGAGTCTTTGGTTCCTAAGTACCCTCATTTTTTTTCAGTGAAGCGTGTTGCTGGGAAGGATTGCCTTGAGTTGGAGGATTGGGACTCCTCATTAGCTGTCACTGCCAGGGAAGCTAG GTTGGCACAGGAAGGAGTTCTGAGCGCGAACCAAAGTGGGGTTCGGATAAAAGTGAGGATTTCAAAAGATGGCAACTATATGGGTCCCTTTGCTTTCAAAATGAATTTCCCTCCTGGTTTTAGGCCGAACGTTAGTTACCTTGAGAATCTTGAGAGGTGGCAGAGGATGGATTTTCCTTCTCCTTACTTGAATGCAAGGAGGCTTGACCCTACTGCTCCGGAAACCCGAAAGCGTGCTGTAGCTGTGATTCATGAGCTCCTTAGCTTGACCATGGAGAAAAGGATGACATCTGCGCAGCTGGATGCGTTTCAGGCCGAGTGTCGTTTGCCGTCTAAGTTGCTGCTTTGCTTGATAAAGCATCATGGGATATTTTACCTTACAAATAAAGGTGTGAGAAGTACGGTCTTCCTCAAAGATGCATACCTTGGTTCAAACTTGATAGATAAGTGTCCTTTGTTACGGTTTAATGATAAGTTTGTGGCCCTCTCTGGTAGAACAAATATGGATCTGTGCAACAGCAACAGTTCTATAGGGGCCATTGTTTAG